In Flavivirga abyssicola, the following are encoded in one genomic region:
- the hisG gene encoding ATP phosphoribosyltransferase: MSKLRIAVQKSGRLNEDSMRILKDIGISIDNGKDQLKASARNFPVEVFYLRNGDIPQYLKDGVVDAAIIGENVLIEKGNGIRVAEKLGFSTCRVCIAVPKSVDYKGIQDLEGKRIATSYPNTVKSYLEKNNISANLHIINGSVEIAPNIGLADAICDIVSSGSTLFKNNLKEVEMILKSEAVLAVSPRLNDEKQAILDKIQFRIQSVLKGRQSKYILLNAPNEKIQNIINVLPGMKSPTVLPLAQEGWSSVHSVIDKNEFWEVIDELKNNGAEGILVCPIEKMVI; this comes from the coding sequence ATGAGTAAATTAAGAATTGCAGTACAAAAATCGGGTCGTTTAAACGAAGACTCGATGAGAATTTTAAAAGATATTGGTATTTCTATCGATAATGGAAAAGATCAATTAAAAGCATCAGCCAGAAACTTTCCTGTAGAAGTATTTTACTTAAGAAACGGAGATATTCCACAATATCTAAAGGATGGGGTAGTAGATGCGGCTATTATTGGTGAAAATGTTCTAATAGAAAAAGGTAATGGTATTCGAGTTGCTGAAAAATTAGGGTTCTCTACTTGCAGAGTTTGTATTGCTGTACCAAAGTCTGTAGATTATAAAGGGATACAAGATTTAGAAGGAAAGCGTATTGCAACATCATATCCAAATACTGTTAAAAGCTATTTAGAAAAGAATAACATTTCTGCGAATCTTCACATTATCAATGGGTCGGTAGAAATTGCCCCAAATATTGGACTAGCCGATGCTATATGTGATATCGTTTCTAGTGGTAGTACTTTATTTAAGAATAACTTAAAAGAGGTGGAAATGATCTTAAAATCGGAAGCAGTATTAGCTGTTTCTCCACGTCTTAACGACGAAAAACAGGCCATTCTTGATAAGATTCAGTTTAGAATTCAATCCGTATTAAAAGGGCGCCAGTCTAAATATATTTTATTGAATGCACCGAATGAGAAAATTCAGAATATCATTAATGTACTTCCTGGCATGAAGAGTCCAACAGTTTTACCATTAGCACAAGAAGGTTGGAGTTCTGTACACTCCGTTATAGATAAAAATGAATTTTGGGAAGTTATTGATGAATTAAAGAATAACGGTGCTGAAGGTATTTTAGTTTGTCCTATTGAAAAAATGGTCATTTAG
- a CDS encoding prohibitin family protein has protein sequence MEKLPKVALPVIIVAIILVVVLAKSAVTIGSGEAGVLYKTFDNGVVTDAPPLGEGFHIVAPWNKVIIYEVRQQELFEKMKVLSSNGLEIQIDASAWYEPIYNDLGNLHQSLGENYLQRVIQPAIRSAARSVVGRYTPEQLYSSKRDAIQDEIFAETKKILDKQYVQLNEVLVRDVTLPNTIKEAIERKLRQEQESLEYEFRLVTAAKEAEKVIIEAKGKADANRILSASLTDKILQDKGIEATIKLSESPNSKVVVIGSGDSGMPIILGNQ, from the coding sequence ATGGAAAAATTACCAAAAGTTGCATTACCTGTAATTATTGTTGCAATTATACTTGTTGTAGTATTAGCTAAATCTGCCGTAACTATTGGCTCTGGAGAGGCAGGAGTTCTTTATAAAACATTCGATAATGGTGTGGTAACTGATGCACCGCCTTTAGGAGAAGGGTTTCATATTGTAGCGCCTTGGAATAAAGTTATCATTTACGAAGTACGTCAACAAGAGCTTTTTGAAAAAATGAAAGTACTTTCGTCTAACGGATTAGAAATTCAAATTGACGCGTCTGCATGGTATGAGCCTATCTACAATGATTTAGGGAACTTACACCAATCATTAGGAGAAAATTATTTACAACGTGTTATTCAACCAGCTATACGTAGTGCGGCACGTAGTGTAGTAGGTAGATATACGCCAGAGCAGTTATATTCTAGTAAACGTGATGCCATTCAAGATGAAATTTTTGCAGAAACAAAAAAGATTCTTGACAAACAATATGTGCAATTAAACGAAGTATTGGTAAGAGATGTTACACTTCCAAATACGATTAAGGAAGCTATTGAACGTAAATTAAGGCAAGAACAAGAATCTTTAGAATATGAATTTAGATTAGTTACAGCAGCTAAAGAAGCAGAAAAAGTAATTATAGAAGCAAAAGGTAAAGCAGATGCTAACCGTATTTTAAGTGCTTCTTTAACAGATAAAATCCTTCAAGATAAAGGTATTGAAGCGACTATTAAACTATCAGAATCACCAAACAGCAAAGTTGTTGTTATTGGTTCTGGTGACAGTGGAATGCCTATTATACTTGGGAATCAATAA
- a CDS encoding VWA domain-containing protein yields MQTETLIYIILAGIGAILLALFQYYNKKKSMSKLNMLFSFLRFLSIFSILLLLINPKFEQFSFFVEKPNLVVAIDNSSSIKHLNQDAQAISVIEKLSNNDKLNDKFNINLYTFGESLKASDSTNFSENQTNIDNAFKQLSQIYRQTTAPTVIISDGNQTYGNDYQFATSTYKQNIFPIILGDTVTYTDLKIQQLNVNKYAYLKNRFPIEAILVYNGNITVDSRFVVTKGNGAVYSESIRFSKENNSKVVNFTLPANGVGVSSYKATIVPIDYEKNKINNSKNFAVEVIDQKTKIAIVSDFPHPDLGAFKKSIESNEQRSVSFLNSKKILNQINDFQLIIINQPNYKFKGLFEVLKRDNKNYFTIIGTKSDLNFINNNKLGFTSEITNQTESYQAELNTNYTPFIVDDINFESFPPLNSNYGLVSFTIPFESILNKSVNGISTDEPLLVTYETNGRREGVLFGENIWQWRAQSYINNKSFNQFDDFIGKLVQYLASNKRKDRLNIDYESFYNGSSNIIIKAEFFNKNYVFDARETLNISVTDKTSKETKTFPLILKNNNFQVDLSSLPPSEYSFTVSATNDKVSKSGSFQILEYNVEQQFLNANVTKLQQLATNSEGKSYFIGHTESLISDLLSDNRYVSIQKSHKNIIPLIDWKYLLIIIALSLGLEWFIRKYNGLI; encoded by the coding sequence ATGCAAACAGAAACTCTTATTTATATCATACTCGCTGGAATAGGAGCTATTTTATTAGCCTTATTCCAGTATTATAATAAAAAGAAAAGCATGTCTAAATTAAACATGCTTTTTTCTTTTTTAAGATTTCTTAGTATTTTTTCTATACTCCTATTACTTATAAATCCAAAGTTTGAGCAATTTAGTTTTTTTGTTGAAAAGCCTAATCTGGTGGTTGCTATAGATAACTCAAGTTCTATAAAACACTTGAATCAAGATGCTCAAGCCATTAGTGTAATTGAAAAATTATCCAATAATGATAAATTAAATGATAAATTCAATATAAATCTATATACATTTGGAGAATCACTTAAAGCTTCAGATTCAACTAATTTTTCAGAAAACCAAACAAATATAGATAACGCTTTTAAGCAATTATCTCAGATATACAGGCAAACTACTGCCCCTACGGTAATAATTTCAGATGGTAATCAAACCTATGGTAACGATTATCAATTTGCAACATCAACGTACAAACAAAACATTTTCCCCATAATATTGGGAGATACCGTAACATATACCGATTTAAAAATTCAGCAATTAAATGTAAATAAGTATGCCTATTTAAAAAATAGATTTCCTATTGAAGCCATACTGGTTTACAATGGAAATATTACTGTAGATTCTCGCTTTGTAGTAACAAAGGGTAATGGAGCTGTTTATTCTGAATCAATTCGTTTTTCAAAAGAAAACAATTCTAAGGTAGTTAACTTTACATTGCCAGCAAATGGAGTTGGTGTGAGTAGCTATAAGGCAACAATTGTTCCTATAGACTATGAAAAAAACAAAATTAATAACTCTAAAAACTTTGCTGTAGAAGTTATCGATCAAAAAACAAAGATTGCTATTGTAAGTGATTTTCCACACCCAGATTTAGGAGCTTTTAAAAAGAGCATAGAAAGTAATGAACAGCGCTCAGTTTCATTTTTAAATTCAAAAAAAATATTAAATCAAATAAATGATTTTCAATTAATTATAATTAATCAGCCAAATTATAAGTTTAAGGGATTATTTGAGGTTTTAAAAAGAGATAATAAGAACTATTTTACTATTATAGGAACAAAATCTGATTTAAACTTTATAAATAATAACAAACTAGGATTCACAAGCGAAATAACAAATCAAACCGAAAGTTATCAAGCGGAATTGAATACCAATTACACACCTTTTATAGTTGATGATATTAATTTTGAATCATTCCCCCCTTTAAATTCAAATTACGGATTGGTATCATTTACAATACCTTTTGAGTCTATTTTAAATAAAAGCGTCAATGGAATTTCAACAGATGAACCGTTATTAGTAACCTATGAAACTAATGGTAGGAGAGAAGGTGTTCTATTTGGTGAAAATATTTGGCAATGGAGAGCACAGAGTTATATCAACAACAAATCATTTAATCAATTTGATGATTTTATAGGAAAACTTGTCCAGTACCTAGCTTCAAACAAAAGAAAAGACCGATTAAACATTGATTATGAATCTTTTTATAATGGCAGTAGTAATATTATAATTAAAGCTGAATTTTTCAATAAAAATTATGTTTTCGACGCGCGAGAAACACTTAACATATCAGTAACAGATAAAACCTCAAAAGAAACCAAAACATTTCCACTTATCCTTAAAAATAATAACTTTCAAGTAGATTTAAGTAGTTTACCACCTTCAGAATATAGCTTTACAGTAAGTGCAACCAATGATAAAGTATCTAAATCTGGGAGCTTTCAGATTTTAGAATATAACGTAGAGCAACAATTTTTAAACGCCAATGTAACAAAGTTACAACAGTTAGCTACTAATAGTGAGGGTAAGAGTTATTTTATTGGCCATACAGAAAGCTTAATAAGTGATTTATTAAGTGATAATCGCTATGTATCCATTCAAAAAAGCCATAAAAATATCATACCTTTGATAGATTGGAAATATCTACTCATTATCATTGCTTTAAGCTTAGGTTTAGAGTGGTTTATTAGAAAATATAACGGATTAATTTAA
- the fabG gene encoding 3-oxoacyl-[acyl-carrier-protein] reductase: protein MKLLKGKTAIVTGASRGIGKGIAQIFAEQGANVAFTYSSSVEAANALEAELNALGIKAKGYQSNAASFDDAQKLADDVVSEFGSIDILVNNAGITKDNLLMRISEEDFDTVIEVNLKSVFNMTKAVQRTMLKQRKGSIINMSSVVGVKGNAGQTNYAASKAGIIGFSKSVALELGSRNIRSNVVAPGFIETEMTAKLDEEIVKRWRAGIPLKRGGTPEDIANVCVFLGSDMSAYVTGQTLNVDGGMLT from the coding sequence ATGAAATTGTTAAAAGGAAAAACGGCCATTGTAACAGGAGCAAGTCGTGGAATTGGTAAAGGTATTGCTCAAATATTTGCAGAACAAGGTGCTAATGTAGCATTTACATACAGCTCTTCTGTAGAAGCCGCAAACGCGTTAGAAGCAGAATTGAACGCCCTAGGCATAAAAGCAAAAGGATATCAAAGTAATGCAGCAAGTTTTGATGATGCTCAAAAACTGGCTGATGACGTTGTTTCAGAATTTGGATCTATCGATATTTTAGTAAATAATGCAGGTATCACAAAGGATAACTTATTAATGCGTATTAGTGAAGAAGACTTTGATACCGTTATAGAAGTTAACCTAAAGTCTGTTTTTAATATGACAAAAGCAGTACAGAGAACCATGTTAAAACAACGCAAAGGTTCCATTATAAACATGAGCTCCGTAGTTGGAGTTAAAGGAAATGCCGGACAAACTAATTATGCAGCTTCAAAAGCTGGAATTATTGGGTTTTCTAAATCGGTTGCTTTGGAACTAGGTTCAAGAAACATAAGAAGTAATGTTGTTGCTCCTGGGTTTATTGAAACAGAAATGACAGCAAAGTTAGATGAAGAGATTGTTAAAAGGTGGCGTGCTGGAATTCCTTTAAAACGAGGGGGAACACCAGAAGATATCGCAAATGTTTGTGTGTTTTTAGGTAGTGATATGAGTGCTTATGTAACGGGGCAGACTCTAAATGTTGATGGTGGTATGCTGACTTAA